Proteins found in one Halobaculum sp. MBLA0147 genomic segment:
- the trpB gene encoding tryptophan synthase subunit beta has protein sequence MPAIRELEDAYERYVLNNEDGFVDEFRRRIEDFGGRPTPLQYAENLSARYDTDVYLKREDLLHGGAHKLNNALGQVLLAKYMGKERIIAETGAGQHGTATAMAAAHLDMPCEIYMGERDITRQRPNVFRMKLNGAEVVPVTTGRGTLKEAISETMRDWATTVEETHYVIGSIVGPHPFPTMVRDFHALISEEARAQLHERAGQLPDAVLACAGGGSNTMGTFHHFVDDEDVGLYAVEAGGSSLAVDEEEGVAPNSASLSTGTEGVLHGARTKLLQDGDGQIVESHSVSSGLDYAGVGPELAHLVDEGRVQPVNVDDDAALEGFHRLSQREGIIPALETAHAFGYLEEHHDDLGDVVVVNVSGRGDKDLAAALEETEQRDLSNAPDMGEFSGGM, from the coding sequence ATGCCGGCGATCCGCGAACTCGAAGACGCCTACGAGCGGTACGTCCTGAACAACGAGGACGGGTTCGTCGACGAGTTCCGGCGCCGCATCGAGGACTTCGGCGGCCGGCCGACCCCGCTGCAGTACGCCGAGAACCTCTCGGCGCGGTACGACACGGACGTGTACCTCAAACGCGAGGACCTGCTCCACGGCGGCGCCCACAAGCTGAACAACGCCCTCGGCCAGGTGTTGCTGGCGAAGTACATGGGCAAAGAGCGGATCATCGCCGAGACCGGCGCGGGCCAACACGGCACCGCGACGGCGATGGCGGCGGCCCACCTCGACATGCCCTGTGAGATCTACATGGGCGAACGCGACATCACGCGCCAGCGGCCCAACGTCTTCCGGATGAAGCTCAACGGCGCGGAGGTCGTGCCGGTGACGACCGGCCGCGGGACGCTGAAGGAGGCCATCTCCGAGACGATGCGCGACTGGGCGACGACGGTCGAGGAGACCCACTACGTGATCGGCTCCATCGTCGGCCCGCACCCGTTCCCGACGATGGTGCGGGACTTCCACGCGTTGATCTCCGAGGAGGCGCGGGCACAACTCCACGAGCGAGCGGGCCAGTTGCCCGACGCGGTGTTGGCGTGTGCCGGCGGCGGCTCGAACACGATGGGCACTTTCCACCACTTCGTCGACGACGAGGACGTGGGGCTGTACGCCGTCGAGGCGGGCGGCTCTTCGCTGGCGGTCGACGAGGAGGAGGGTGTCGCCCCCAACTCGGCGTCGCTGTCGACGGGGACGGAGGGTGTCCTCCACGGCGCGCGGACGAAACTGCTGCAGGACGGCGACGGCCAGATCGTCGAGAGCCACTCCGTCTCCTCGGGGTTGGACTACGCCGGCGTCGGGCCGGAGTTGGCCCACCTCGTCGACGAGGGGCGCGTCCAGCCGGTGAACGTCGACGACGACGCCGCCCTCGAAGGGTTCCACCGCCTCTCCCAGCGGGAGGGAATCATCCCGGCGTTGGAGACCGCCCACGCGTTCGGCTACCTGGAGGAACACCACGACGACCTGGGTGACGTGGTCGTCGTCAACGTCTCCGGGCGCGGGGACAAGGACCTCGCGGCGGCGCTGGAGGAGACGGAACAGCGCGACCTGTCGAACGCGCCGGACATGGGCGAGTTCTCCGGAGGGATGTGA
- the trpC gene encoding indole-3-glycerol phosphate synthase produces the protein MNTTGELAPAVASILDAAADRGTADERVAADARSFPDAVAAAEADGRVPVVAEVKPTSPTTDGERVADPATLAEGMVAGGATAISVLTEPDHFGGSAAALAAVREAVDVPVLRKDFLLREAQLDIVAADLVLLIARFLGPEPDAAGHGADDLSTMVAAVRDRGMEPLVEVHSEAELEAAVDAGARVIGVNNRDLARLEVDLETFERVAPAAPDDVTLLAESGLATAADARRMRAAGADGLLIGSAIMEGVASGNEDGVVGDDEAGVASGEESDLDAGEKTESVAERVATNTRRFTTAESQETDVTTDTTDATEVDR, from the coding sequence ATGAACACGACAGGGGAGCTCGCGCCGGCGGTCGCGTCGATCCTCGACGCGGCGGCCGACCGCGGGACGGCGGACGAGCGCGTCGCGGCGGACGCACGGTCGTTCCCGGACGCGGTCGCGGCGGCGGAGGCGGACGGCCGGGTCCCGGTCGTCGCGGAGGTGAAACCGACCAGTCCGACCACGGACGGCGAGCGCGTCGCCGACCCGGCGACGCTGGCCGAGGGGATGGTCGCCGGCGGTGCGACGGCGATCTCCGTGTTGACCGAGCCGGACCACTTCGGCGGATCGGCGGCGGCGCTGGCGGCCGTCCGCGAGGCCGTCGACGTGCCGGTGCTCCGGAAGGACTTCCTGTTGCGCGAGGCGCAACTGGACATCGTCGCGGCGGATCTGGTGTTGTTGATCGCGCGGTTCCTCGGCCCGGAGCCGGACGCGGCGGGCCACGGTGCCGACGACCTCTCGACGATGGTCGCGGCCGTCCGCGACCGCGGAATGGAGCCGCTCGTCGAGGTCCACTCCGAGGCGGAACTCGAGGCGGCCGTCGACGCCGGCGCCCGCGTGATCGGGGTCAACAACCGCGACCTCGCGCGGCTGGAGGTCGACCTGGAGACGTTCGAGCGCGTCGCGCCGGCGGCACCCGACGACGTGACTCTGCTCGCGGAGAGCGGGCTCGCCACGGCCGCCGACGCCCGCCGGATGCGGGCGGCCGGCGCCGACGGACTCCTGATCGGCTCCGCGATCATGGAGGGTGTCGCCTCCGGCAACGAAGACGGCGTCGTCGGAGACGACGAAGCGGGCGTCGCCTCCGGCGAGGAGAGTGACCTCGACGCCGGTGAGAAGACAGAGAGCGTCGCCGAGCGGGTCGCGACGAACACCCGGCGATTTACGACGGCGGAGTCCCAGGAGACGGACGTGACGACCGACACCACGGACGCGACGGAGGTGGACCGATGA
- the trpA gene encoding tryptophan synthase subunit alpha, producing MSGSDLATAFAADDPAFVPYLAVGDPSYEASQAYVEALAEGGADAIELGLPFSEPIAEGPTIQEAIVRALDAGMTPERFFEFVEDLDVDVPLVCMTYYNLLYQYGEVDEGERRPRPFVERAAEAGISGFVVPDLPAEEAGPLREACDEFGLDLISIVAPTTEDERLERLVDVSSGYLYVQARLGVTGTDVGAADRTAESLERLAEYDLPKAVGFGIDGGEKAADVIEAGADGIIVGSALVEIVADGHERDRSTAAVAADLEELARELKTGARRGYERRVPRPEGS from the coding sequence ATGTCGGGGAGTGACCTCGCGACGGCGTTCGCGGCCGACGACCCGGCGTTCGTCCCGTACCTCGCGGTCGGGGACCCGAGCTACGAGGCCTCGCAGGCGTACGTCGAGGCGCTCGCGGAGGGCGGTGCCGACGCGATCGAACTCGGCTTACCGTTCTCGGAGCCGATCGCGGAGGGCCCGACGATCCAGGAGGCGATCGTCCGGGCACTGGACGCCGGGATGACGCCAGAACGGTTCTTCGAGTTCGTCGAGGACCTCGACGTGGACGTGCCGCTCGTCTGTATGACCTACTACAACCTGCTGTACCAGTACGGCGAGGTCGACGAGGGCGAACGGCGCCCGCGGCCGTTCGTCGAGCGGGCCGCCGAGGCCGGGATCTCCGGGTTCGTCGTGCCGGACCTGCCGGCCGAGGAGGCGGGGCCGCTGCGGGAGGCGTGCGACGAGTTCGGGCTGGACTTGATTTCGATCGTCGCGCCGACGACGGAGGACGAGCGACTGGAGCGACTCGTCGACGTGTCGTCGGGCTACCTCTACGTCCAGGCGCGACTGGGTGTGACGGGGACGGACGTGGGTGCCGCCGACCGCACCGCCGAGTCGCTGGAGCGACTCGCAGAGTACGACCTGCCGAAGGCGGTCGGGTTCGGGATCGACGGCGGCGAGAAGGCGGCGGACGTGATCGAGGCGGGCGCCGACGGGATCATCGTCGGCTCCGCGCTGGTCGAGATCGTCGCCGACGGCCACGAGCGCGACCGGTCGACGGCGGCGGTCGCGGCCGACCTCGAGGAGTTGGCACGGGAACTGAAGACGGGGGCGCGTCGTGGCTACGAGCGACGCGTGCCGCGACCCGAAGGATCTTGA
- a CDS encoding 5,10-methylenetetrahydromethanopterin reductase, translating into MLGIELTPEHPPDRVVDLGETAEAAGYDSVFVSHHYNNRDATAVLARLATATDDVRLGPGVANPFESHPVTLASEVATLDELSDGRAVFGLGPGDPSTLRNLGLADDRGLRPVLEAFETARDLWAGERVDGGDTFDADDAGLNYTPPQGASVPVYVGGEGPHMCRMAGKRADGLLFNGSHPADLAWARDRVDEGIGRADGKTAADFDLAAYASVSVAYDAAAAREAARPPVAFVAAGSPPPVLDRHGIDHETASEVGDLIAAGEFSEAFATVTPAMIDAFCAAGTPETVADRIAAMLESADSLVVGSPLGPDLDAAVELAAEAAPDSIVE; encoded by the coding sequence ATGCTCGGGATCGAACTCACGCCGGAGCACCCGCCCGACCGCGTCGTCGACCTCGGAGAGACCGCCGAGGCGGCCGGCTACGACAGCGTGTTCGTCTCGCACCACTACAACAACCGCGACGCCACCGCCGTGCTCGCGCGGCTCGCGACGGCGACCGACGACGTGCGACTCGGCCCGGGCGTCGCCAACCCGTTCGAGAGTCACCCGGTGACACTCGCCAGCGAGGTGGCGACGCTGGACGAGCTGTCCGACGGGCGCGCGGTGTTCGGGCTCGGCCCCGGCGACCCGTCGACGCTCCGGAACCTCGGTCTGGCGGACGACCGCGGACTCCGGCCCGTTCTGGAGGCGTTCGAGACGGCCCGCGACCTGTGGGCCGGCGAGCGCGTCGACGGCGGCGACACGTTCGACGCCGACGACGCGGGGTTGAACTACACGCCGCCACAGGGAGCGTCCGTCCCGGTGTACGTCGGCGGCGAGGGGCCACACATGTGCCGGATGGCGGGCAAGCGAGCCGACGGATTGCTGTTCAACGGTTCGCACCCGGCGGACCTCGCGTGGGCTCGCGATCGCGTCGACGAGGGGATCGGACGAGCCGACGGGAAGACGGCCGCCGACTTCGACCTCGCGGCGTACGCCTCCGTCAGCGTCGCCTACGACGCGGCCGCGGCCCGCGAGGCGGCACGCCCGCCGGTGGCGTTCGTCGCCGCCGGCTCCCCGCCGCCGGTGCTCGACAGACACGGGATCGACCACGAGACGGCGAGCGAGGTCGGCGACCTGATCGCCGCCGGGGAGTTCTCCGAGGCGTTCGCGACCGTGACCCCGGCGATGATCGACGCCTTCTGTGCGGCCGGCACGCCCGAGACCGTCGCCGACCGGATCGCGGCGATGCTCGAGTCGGCCGACTCGCTCGTCGTCGGTTCGCCGCTGGGGCCGGACCTCGACGCCGCCGTCGAGTTGGCCGCCGAGGCCGCGCCGGACAGTATCGTGGAGTGA
- a CDS encoding DUF255 domain-containing protein, whose translation MTDDATRDDEPVDTSHVEWHEWGAEPFEIAERTGRPVLLFLTATWCDDCHQMLAETFGEPRTAANVDDGFVPVKVDVDRQPRVRERYNMGGFPSTVFCTPDGEVLTGATYLAPDGFRGILDKVRERWDAQGTAAGRVPRALAGNDTPSGELSEAIPRHFAGQLDRQWDEEFAGWGTDAKFPLPDTVAFALKRDRQRAVATLDAIRRHLQGPDGGFYRYAAGRDWSGVHRERLLVDDAALLRTFAHGYLYTGEEAYHTAADRAAGFLRDQLRVGDAFGGSVGPDGDRRDLTAYADGNALAADALLWLAAYTDDDEAREDARGALRYLRETLIGTGADTETGRDTETAGRVRHFDADDAPVDLLSDAGRVVRAFTTAAQVLGEGVDVAAAVADRAVAELGDEDGFRDGPAAGVGLLDRPLRPIDGTVALAEGLLDLAALTGADRYRDRAERGLAAFADATERMGPQVAGYGAAVDRCLSEPLVVAVGDGVGSDLHRAALRVADHEKVVVPDADDAPDGAAVIRGRDVAPAETPDELLERIGEATS comes from the coding sequence GTGACCGACGACGCGACACGCGACGACGAGCCGGTCGACACCTCGCACGTCGAGTGGCACGAGTGGGGTGCGGAGCCGTTCGAGATCGCCGAGCGCACGGGCCGCCCGGTGCTGTTGTTCCTGACGGCGACGTGGTGTGACGACTGCCACCAGATGCTCGCCGAGACGTTCGGCGAGCCGCGCACCGCCGCCAACGTCGACGACGGATTCGTCCCCGTGAAGGTGGACGTGGACCGCCAGCCGCGGGTCCGCGAGCGGTACAACATGGGTGGGTTTCCGTCGACCGTCTTCTGTACCCCCGACGGCGAGGTCCTCACCGGCGCGACGTACCTCGCACCCGACGGGTTCCGTGGTATCCTCGACAAGGTCCGCGAGCGCTGGGACGCACAGGGGACCGCCGCCGGGCGAGTGCCGCGCGCGCTCGCCGGCAACGACACCCCGTCCGGGGAGTTGTCCGAGGCCATCCCGCGGCACTTCGCCGGCCAACTCGACCGGCAGTGGGACGAGGAGTTCGCCGGGTGGGGGACGGACGCGAAGTTCCCGCTGCCGGACACGGTCGCGTTCGCACTCAAGCGCGACCGCCAGCGCGCGGTGGCGACGCTGGACGCGATCCGGCGACACCTCCAGGGCCCCGACGGCGGCTTCTACCGCTACGCCGCCGGCCGCGACTGGAGCGGCGTCCACCGCGAGCGCCTGCTCGTCGACGACGCCGCACTGCTGCGGACGTTCGCACACGGCTACCTCTACACCGGCGAGGAGGCGTACCACACTGCCGCCGACCGCGCCGCCGGGTTCCTACGCGACCAGTTGCGCGTCGGGGACGCCTTCGGCGGCAGCGTCGGGCCGGACGGGGACCGCCGGGACCTGACGGCGTACGCCGACGGCAACGCGCTCGCGGCCGACGCACTGCTGTGGCTGGCGGCGTACACCGACGACGACGAGGCGCGTGAGGACGCACGTGGCGCACTGCGGTACCTCCGCGAGACGCTGATCGGGACGGGGGCGGACACCGAGACGGGGAGAGACACCGAGACGGCCGGGCGAGTGCGACACTTCGACGCCGACGACGCGCCGGTCGACCTGTTGTCGGACGCCGGCCGGGTCGTCCGGGCGTTCACCACCGCCGCGCAGGTGCTCGGCGAGGGTGTCGACGTGGCCGCGGCCGTCGCAGACCGCGCCGTCGCGGAGTTGGGCGACGAGGACGGGTTCCGCGACGGCCCCGCCGCGGGTGTCGGGTTGCTCGACCGGCCGTTGCGACCCATCGACGGGACGGTCGCGCTCGCGGAGGGGCTGCTCGATCTGGCGGCACTGACGGGCGCGGACCGGTACCGCGACCGCGCCGAGCGCGGACTGGCGGCGTTCGCCGACGCGACCGAGCGGATGGGGCCGCAGGTGGCTGGGTACGGGGCCGCCGTCGATCGCTGTCTCTCGGAGCCGTTGGTCGTCGCGGTCGGCGACGGCGTCGGCTCGGACCTCCACCGCGCCGCGCTCCGCGTCGCGGACCACGAGAAGGTGGTCGTCCCCGACGCCGACGACGCCCCCGACGGAGCCGCGGTGATTCGGGGCCGGGATGTCGCCCCCGCGGAGACGCCGGACGAGCTGTTGGAGCGGATCGGCGAGGCAACCTCGTAG
- a CDS encoding FxsA family protein, translating into MVRWRYVLAALLLVPLVDATLLVFVAGEIGGVTTVLLVVLTGLLGMLLVRAEGRHTLRKLRRAVGRGEPPTDQLLDGAFLIAAGAFLLTPGLVTDVLGFLFALPPTRYPAREALKRYVVVPYLDEQTGGFATGNVYVGGFPGGGDREDGGLGGVGTDGGGPFGGSGDSGGPFGGDGGPFDDADDERTDDDTVDVRDDEYSVK; encoded by the coding sequence ATGGTCAGATGGCGGTACGTGCTCGCGGCGCTGTTGTTGGTGCCGCTCGTCGACGCCACCCTGCTCGTGTTCGTCGCCGGCGAGATCGGCGGCGTCACGACCGTCCTCCTGGTGGTGTTGACCGGACTCCTCGGGATGCTCCTCGTCCGCGCGGAGGGACGCCACACTCTCCGGAAACTCCGCCGTGCGGTCGGGCGCGGGGAGCCACCCACCGACCAGTTGCTGGACGGGGCGTTCCTGATCGCCGCGGGGGCGTTCCTGCTCACGCCGGGGCTCGTGACGGACGTGCTCGGGTTCCTGTTCGCGCTCCCACCGACGCGGTACCCGGCTCGCGAGGCGCTGAAGCGGTACGTCGTGGTGCCGTACCTCGACGAGCAGACCGGCGGCTTCGCCACCGGGAACGTCTACGTCGGCGGCTTCCCGGGCGGCGGCGACCGCGAGGACGGCGGTCTCGGTGGCGTCGGGACGGACGGCGGCGGCCCGTTCGGCGGGAGCGGCGACTCCGGCGGTCCCTTCGGCGGCGACGGCGGTCCCTTCGACGACGCCGACGACGAGCGGACGGACGACGACACGGTCGACGTGCGCGACGACGAGTACAGCGTGAAGTGA